One Deinococcus ruber genomic region harbors:
- the nucS gene encoding endonuclease NucS, producing MIREQLLQPTAVELAAFLTRHTRTCDCLIQVAGQAEVTYQGRAASTADAGNYLLILKCDGSLQIHHPKGIKPMNWQPKTDRITATLEDGMCVLTASRTSPTETVRVLMLDIQLAQALEIQEEVGFVIAGTEAQMQATLARHPELIEPGLTVLDRELMSSVGDIDLYAKDAQGRYVVVELKRAKATHDAVHQLSRYVDAVRAKLPKRAKVRGILAAPSITTPAALTLEGLKLEFKEIHALPSAQETAAQGGLF from the coding sequence ATGATCCGCGAACAGCTCCTGCAGCCCACCGCCGTCGAGCTGGCCGCCTTCCTCACCCGCCACACCCGCACCTGCGACTGTCTCATCCAAGTCGCCGGGCAGGCCGAAGTCACCTACCAGGGCCGCGCCGCCAGTACCGCCGATGCCGGCAACTACCTCCTGATCCTCAAATGCGACGGCAGTCTGCAGATTCACCACCCCAAGGGCATCAAACCGATGAACTGGCAGCCCAAAACCGACCGGATCACCGCCACCCTCGAAGACGGGATGTGCGTCCTCACCGCCAGCCGCACCAGCCCCACCGAGACGGTCCGGGTACTGATGTTGGATATCCAACTCGCCCAGGCGCTCGAAATTCAAGAGGAAGTCGGCTTCGTCATTGCGGGCACTGAAGCCCAGATGCAAGCCACGCTCGCCCGCCATCCTGAATTGATTGAGCCTGGCCTCACGGTGCTGGACCGCGAACTGATGAGCAGCGTCGGCGACATCGACCTGTACGCCAAAGACGCCCAGGGCCGCTACGTCGTGGTGGAGTTGAAACGCGCCAAAGCCACTCATGACGCCGTGCACCAACTGTCCCGCTATGTGGACGCGGTGCGGGCCAAACTGCCCAAGCGCGCGAAGGTGCGCGGCATCCTCGCCGCGCCCAGCATCACCACCCCCGCCGCTTTGACGCTCGAAGGCCTGAAGCTGGAGTTCAAAGAGATCCACGCCCTGCCGAGCGCGCAGGAAACCGCGGCCCAGGGCGGTCTGTTCTGA